One Ahaetulla prasina isolate Xishuangbanna chromosome 17, ASM2864084v1, whole genome shotgun sequence genomic window carries:
- the LOC131186858 gene encoding claw keratin-like has protein sequence MVYCGPSCAVPSCASAPAVGFGSAGSRGLGCGGLGYGGSGYGLGYGRGLGYGFGAGALAESSGSLGTLAGVIPSCINQVPASEVTIQPPAVVVTIPGPILSASCEPVAVGGYSPCAPGGIGGISAGYYGGRLGRLGRRGSIYALGRRGSICSLGRRGSICNLPC, from the coding sequence ATGGTTTATTGTGGACCTTCCTGTGCTGTGCCCTCTTGCGCCTCTGCCCCAGCTGTTGGCTTTGGATCAGCTGGTTCCAGAGGACTCGGTTGCGGAGGTCTCGGCTATGGAGGTTCCGGCTATGGCTTGGGCTATGGCCGTGGTTTGGGCTACGGCTTCGGAGCTGGTGCCTTGGCCGAATCCTCAGGAAGCCTGGGCACCCTGGCCGGAGTCATCCCCTCCTGCATCAACCAGGTCCCAGCATCCGAGGTGACCATCCAGCCACCTGCAGTTGTGGTCACCATCCCTGGTCCCATCCTGTCCGCCAGCTGCGAGCCCGTCGCCGTTGGAGGCTACAGCCCATGTGCCCCCGGAGGTATCGGAGGCATCAGTGCCGGTTATTATGGAGGCCGCCTGGGACGTCTCGGTCGCCGTGGCAGCATCTATGCTCTTGGTCGCCGTGGCAGCATCTGCTCTCTCGGGCGCCGAGGTAGCATCTGCAACCTCCCCTGTTAA